The Candidatus Dependentiae bacterium genome has a segment encoding these proteins:
- a CDS encoding thioredoxin domain-containing protein has product MKRHTTITQFFAPVMLLSILLIAQPLHAAVVNVTSQAQFDTIIKDARPALIKFSAGWCGACTGIKKPFEDLAKDKEFSNVQFVQVDIDADANKTVAQKYGVVGIPTVIYVENGVVKNKEVGVKDPSSYKDSVRKNLRTHFGSLKTNIDVPTDVDVPATTSAPSAMPTSAPASAASAPIVVPTTAPVVVPTQTPAPVIVTAPVVTEPVVVAPATAVPVAQPMQHEEAVCLQKFKASLSWSSPKSKTLL; this is encoded by the coding sequence ATGAAACGTCATACAACTATAACACAATTTTTTGCACCAGTAATGCTTCTGTCAATACTGCTCATCGCACAACCATTGCACGCAGCCGTTGTAAATGTAACAAGCCAAGCACAATTCGATACCATCATAAAAGATGCACGCCCTGCATTAATTAAATTCTCCGCTGGATGGTGTGGTGCATGCACAGGCATTAAAAAGCCATTTGAAGATCTTGCTAAAGATAAAGAATTCAGCAACGTTCAATTCGTGCAAGTCGATATTGATGCTGATGCAAATAAAACAGTCGCTCAAAAATACGGCGTTGTTGGTATTCCTACCGTAATCTATGTAGAAAATGGCGTAGTGAAAAATAAAGAGGTCGGCGTAAAAGATCCTTCAAGCTACAAGGATTCAGTACGAAAAAATCTTCGCACTCATTTTGGATCACTAAAAACAAATATAGATGTGCCTACCGATGTAGATGTGCCAGCAACAACATCTGCTCCTTCAGCCATGCCAACCTCAGCGCCAGCTTCTGCAGCATCGGCTCCGATTGTCGTACCAACAACAGCTCCTGTAGTAGTTCCTACACAAACTCCTGCTCCGGTTATTGTAACCGCTCCAGTTGTTACAGAACCTGTAGTAGTTGCGCCAGCCACTGCTGTACCTGTAGCGCAACCAATGCAGCATGAAGAAGCTGTGTGTTTGCAAAAATTCAAGGCTTCTTTGTCATGGTCTTCACCAAAATCAAAGACGTTGTTATGA
- a CDS encoding endonuclease/exonuclease/phosphatase family protein: MKFSTATFNLENLITAEKPIYHNTRPRYEKNQYQQKINWIKTQLLKMDAEIIGFQEVFEEQALRDCLIDTPYEQWNLVMNRPENGKPANALLSKFPIISTQTIEEIPFEFSFFDDKKKTAQQDAIHIAIPIKKFSRALLKAEIQVTATTSILLYVIHLKSKRPILPDGLDRDLASYTDLAQGNIRSLIRRGIECAGIRALISRDIETTPTKPLILVGDLNDTDTSVTNQIILGEAPFHRLPEDIKKKKWEYVLQNCKDIQARKSIENFYFTYIHNGHYESLDNIFVSNHFAELNQNRIGRVIDVRLYNDHVIDDTVSLDKKPIFVTDHGQVVANFKLFT; the protein is encoded by the coding sequence ATGAAATTTTCCACGGCAACCTTTAATCTAGAAAATCTCATTACAGCAGAAAAGCCCATTTACCATAATACAAGACCACGCTATGAGAAAAACCAATATCAACAAAAAATCAACTGGATTAAGACGCAATTGCTTAAAATGGATGCTGAAATTATAGGATTTCAAGAAGTTTTTGAAGAGCAAGCTCTACGAGATTGTCTTATTGATACCCCCTATGAACAATGGAATCTCGTGATGAATAGGCCAGAAAATGGCAAGCCTGCCAATGCATTGCTCAGCAAGTTCCCTATAATTTCGACACAAACCATAGAAGAAATTCCTTTTGAATTCAGCTTTTTTGATGATAAAAAAAAGACTGCTCAACAAGATGCCATTCACATAGCAATACCTATCAAAAAATTTTCTCGGGCGCTGCTTAAAGCAGAAATTCAAGTCACCGCCACAACTTCAATACTGCTGTATGTTATACACTTAAAATCAAAACGTCCTATTTTACCCGATGGCCTTGATCGCGATCTGGCAAGTTACACAGATCTAGCACAAGGCAATATTCGTTCTTTAATCAGACGCGGCATCGAGTGCGCAGGCATTCGCGCCCTTATATCACGCGACATAGAGACAACACCTACAAAGCCACTTATCCTCGTCGGCGATTTGAATGACACTGACACATCAGTAACTAATCAAATCATACTCGGAGAGGCTCCGTTTCACCGGCTTCCAGAAGATATAAAGAAAAAAAAATGGGAGTACGTATTACAGAACTGTAAAGATATTCAAGCACGCAAAAGCATTGAAAATTTTTATTTTACCTACATTCATAATGGACACTATGAAAGCCTTGATAACATATTTGTCAGCAATCATTTTGCAGAATTGAATCAAAACAGAATTGGGAGAGTTATCGATGTACGCCTTTATAACGATCACGTTATTGATGACACCGTTTCGTTAGATAAAAAACCTATTTTTGTAACCGATCATGGCCAAGTTGTTGCCAACTTTAAACTTTTTACCTAA
- a CDS encoding DUF1653 domain-containing protein produces the protein MSMNHESIPLIEIAQAIEQGAMPETGQLYRHYKGNYYKIIGIGHHTETLQKVVMYQALYDSEDFGDHALWARPLGMFIGTVTIDGKELLRFEKVQE, from the coding sequence ATGTCAATGAACCACGAATCAATTCCTCTTATTGAAATTGCGCAAGCAATAGAACAAGGTGCAATGCCTGAGACTGGGCAGCTTTATCGGCATTACAAAGGCAACTATTACAAAATTATTGGTATTGGTCATCACACTGAAACGTTACAAAAAGTTGTTATGTATCAAGCATTATATGACTCAGAAGATTTTGGCGACCATGCTCTTTGGGCTCGTCCACTCGGAATGTTTATCGGAACCGTAACTATTGATGGCAAGGAACTGTTGCGTTTTGAAAAAGTACAGGAGTAA
- a CDS encoding SPFH domain-containing protein, translated as MIDFILLSAVLLALFIFFTLVFLASCYRRCPSNKILVVYGRVRGDKSSKCYHGGGTFVWPLIQDYQYLELTPIAIHIPLKSALSQQNIRINVPSTFTVALDTTLEAMNNASVRLLGLSRKDIELMATEIIVGQLRLTVASLRIEEINQDRECFLLEIRKHIEPELKKIGLMLLNVNITDITDESGYIETIGKKSVSTAINQAKIDVAEQDKHGEIGRAQADKQKRIQVAAYNAEAVQGENEAKGRIANVNAELIEKEAEADRRSKTAQQNSYAEINIAKGAAEIKRLEAEEIVPKEIEKRKIEIAAQAEAEKHKIDAYAKAAAVLAMKDAEAQGTLNVLKAKADGYKLLIEACLANAQDAATLLMVEKLEEIVKLQTEAIKNIKIDKITVWDSGKGDGSSTANFLSGMIKSLPPLHDVAAMSGVKLPDYLGNIVKETEGNEAKK; from the coding sequence ATGATCGATTTCATACTTCTGAGTGCTGTTCTTTTAGCACTGTTTATATTTTTCACGCTGGTCTTTTTGGCAAGCTGCTATCGTCGCTGCCCTTCAAACAAAATTTTAGTTGTGTACGGTCGCGTGAGAGGCGATAAATCGTCTAAGTGTTACCATGGTGGCGGTACTTTTGTATGGCCATTAATTCAGGACTATCAGTATCTAGAGCTTACACCGATTGCCATTCACATTCCTCTCAAATCGGCGCTATCGCAACAAAATATTCGTATCAACGTGCCAAGTACTTTTACCGTGGCCTTGGATACAACTCTTGAGGCAATGAACAATGCCTCAGTGCGTTTGCTTGGCCTGTCTCGTAAAGATATTGAGCTTATGGCAACAGAGATTATCGTTGGTCAATTGCGCTTAACGGTTGCATCATTACGCATTGAAGAAATCAATCAAGACCGTGAATGCTTTTTATTAGAAATCAGAAAGCATATTGAGCCTGAACTGAAAAAAATTGGCCTTATGCTGTTGAACGTAAACATTACTGATATTACCGATGAATCGGGTTATATTGAGACCATTGGTAAAAAGTCTGTTTCTACCGCAATTAATCAAGCTAAAATCGATGTTGCAGAACAAGATAAGCATGGTGAAATTGGTCGAGCGCAAGCCGACAAACAAAAGCGTATTCAAGTTGCTGCTTACAATGCAGAGGCAGTGCAAGGTGAAAATGAAGCTAAAGGTCGCATTGCAAACGTTAACGCTGAGCTGATTGAAAAAGAAGCAGAAGCAGATAGACGTAGTAAAACAGCACAACAAAATTCTTATGCGGAAATTAACATCGCAAAAGGTGCGGCTGAAATTAAGCGTCTTGAAGCTGAAGAGATTGTCCCTAAAGAGATTGAAAAAAGAAAAATTGAGATTGCTGCACAAGCGGAAGCTGAAAAACACAAAATCGATGCGTATGCAAAAGCGGCTGCCGTACTTGCCATGAAGGATGCTGAAGCGCAAGGTACCTTGAATGTACTTAAAGCAAAAGCAGATGGTTACAAATTGCTCATTGAGGCATGTTTGGCTAATGCACAGGATGCAGCAACACTCTTAATGGTTGAAAAGCTCGAAGAGATCGTCAAGCTTCAAACTGAAGCAATTAAAAACATCAAGATTGATAAAATCACCGTGTGGGACAGTGGCAAAGGCGATGGTAGTTCGACTGCTAACTTTTTAAGTGGTATGATTAAATCGTTGCCACCACTGCACGATGTTGCTGCGATGTCTGGTGTTAAGTTGCCTGATTATTTGGGCAATATTGTCAAAGAAACTGAGGGCAATGAAGCAAAGAAATAG
- a CDS encoding DEAD/DEAH box helicase, translated as MFYKSNDRGSGNSGSNKKSNGKPNSFERRNTRPGGNKPNSGRSDSGRGRGPVKKFNPSMFIKKVEEQVVAPVYVPKNTFNDFLLEQQVKENIATKGYLLPTPVQDQAIPLILEGKDILATANTGTGKTAAFLLPLVSNVIAKKTERVLIITPTRELAAQIQVELDSFKIKTGQTSVLCIGGLNMGFQIQHLKKNPTFVIGTPGRLRDLEENGHLSFGRYNAIVLDEVDTMLDMGFINDIKYIVGKLPKKRHSLFFSATLPKDTKEIMDRFLTNPVAVNVKTRQSAENVNQDILKVDQAGKVEALHNLLIKPEFKRVIIFSRTKRATDKLAKALRERGFEVASIHGDKTQAQRQKALLVFKDGRVKILLATDVVARGIDIDDVTHVINYDLPQTYEDYIHRIGRTGRANKIGQAITFIE; from the coding sequence ATGTTTTATAAAAGTAACGATCGTGGATCTGGCAATAGCGGATCAAATAAGAAAAGTAACGGTAAGCCAAATAGTTTTGAAAGACGCAACACCAGACCTGGTGGCAACAAACCAAACTCAGGACGTAGCGATTCTGGTCGCGGCAGAGGGCCGGTAAAGAAATTTAACCCTTCAATGTTTATTAAAAAAGTTGAAGAGCAAGTAGTTGCTCCTGTTTACGTGCCAAAGAACACCTTTAATGACTTTTTGCTTGAACAACAAGTTAAAGAGAATATCGCAACCAAGGGCTACTTGTTGCCTACCCCAGTACAAGATCAAGCTATTCCTTTGATTTTAGAAGGCAAAGACATTCTTGCAACTGCTAACACCGGTACGGGTAAAACAGCAGCTTTCTTGCTTCCTCTCGTGAGCAATGTTATTGCAAAGAAAACTGAGCGTGTATTAATTATTACACCAACCAGAGAATTAGCGGCACAAATCCAAGTAGAGCTTGATTCATTCAAGATCAAAACTGGTCAAACTTCAGTATTATGCATTGGTGGTTTGAATATGGGATTTCAAATTCAACATCTTAAAAAGAATCCTACCTTTGTTATTGGTACCCCGGGAAGATTAAGAGACTTAGAAGAAAACGGTCACTTATCTTTTGGTCGCTATAACGCTATTGTGTTGGACGAAGTTGATACCATGCTTGATATGGGTTTCATTAACGATATTAAATATATCGTTGGTAAATTGCCTAAAAAGCGACATTCATTATTCTTCTCTGCAACATTGCCTAAAGATACCAAAGAAATTATGGATCGCTTCTTAACCAATCCGGTTGCAGTAAACGTAAAGACCCGTCAATCAGCTGAAAACGTTAACCAAGATATTCTTAAGGTTGACCAAGCTGGTAAGGTTGAAGCTTTACATAATTTGTTAATTAAACCTGAATTCAAACGCGTTATCATATTCTCAAGAACCAAGAGAGCAACTGATAAACTTGCAAAAGCTTTGAGAGAACGTGGCTTTGAAGTCGCTTCAATTCATGGTGACAAGACTCAAGCTCAACGCCAAAAAGCTTTGTTAGTATTCAAAGACGGCAGAGTGAAGATTCTGTTGGCTACCGACGTTGTTGCTCGTGGTATTGATATTGACGATGTAACGCATGTTATTAACTATGATTTGCCACAAACCTATGAAGATTACATCCATAGAATTGGCAGAACTGGCCGCGCAAATAAAATTGGCCAAGCGATTACTTTTATTGAGTAG
- a CDS encoding ERF family protein, which yields MNEFQSPDIDQLMLALMDTHSEFGVVINKDRKGHKGTYASLPCVLESIHKMCSKHGLILTQASRIVNGQLALESILRHPKSQQWIACQSLLTPNIDLPSSDQAWGGSITYHRRYDAMALLGIFAEEDPADHDGAAASDMGQKSPQGLSDKQHALLAAKINGDDALKVKILTGFKIAKLADLPWKEFNKVLNYVEQSKNK from the coding sequence ATGAACGAATTTCAATCACCAGACATCGACCAGTTAATGCTTGCTTTAATGGATACTCATAGCGAATTTGGCGTGGTGATTAATAAAGACCGTAAGGGTCACAAAGGTACCTATGCTTCGCTGCCATGCGTGCTTGAATCTATTCATAAAATGTGTTCCAAACATGGGCTTATCTTAACCCAAGCTTCCCGTATTGTTAACGGTCAGCTTGCTCTTGAATCTATTCTGCGTCATCCAAAAAGCCAGCAATGGATAGCATGCCAATCACTCCTCACTCCAAACATTGACTTGCCAAGTTCCGACCAAGCATGGGGTGGTTCAATAACCTACCACCGTCGCTACGACGCTATGGCCTTGCTGGGTATTTTTGCGGAAGAAGACCCTGCCGACCATGATGGCGCTGCCGCATCTGACATGGGCCAAAAGTCTCCTCAGGGCTTGAGTGACAAACAACATGCTTTGTTGGCTGCCAAAATTAATGGTGATGATGCCTTGAAGGTGAAGATTCTTACAGGATTTAAGATTGCCAAGCTGGCAGACCTTCCTTGGAAAGAGTTCAACAAGGTTTTGAACTATGTTGAGCAGTCGAAAAATAAGTAA
- a CDS encoding Lpg1974 family pore-forming outer membrane protein has protein sequence MQNKKLLLVAAFFAPVATMFGGRCCEIKKGCTDPLHVLASSPAHRFEVYGSALALKPSTSNLHYAIETTQPSENATCRKVDEIHPSYHFGFDLGFKTIFHNEHTNLMVNYEHINARSSSKGHVSGEDYVSPIFQSGYNDSDFKKAHASVRFHFDEVNLDYGQLLSIGNHVCANIFGGVSFMRLKQNLCHVFTSEDQSIERSTSIATRFIGAGPQGGIEARYCLYKGLTLEGKGVSALLIGRMKDAAEYEREVSEVETTQNIKVCARTQVVPAFLGKLGLSYEFEFCSDYVGRVAVGYQAQEYLNAIQSVEISDEPIAIASGFMRRQGPSNVAFQRTLSNFALSGAYVTLEVGF, from the coding sequence ATGCAAAATAAAAAATTATTACTTGTGGCAGCGTTTTTTGCGCCTGTGGCAACTATGTTTGGTGGTCGATGCTGCGAAATAAAAAAAGGCTGTACCGATCCTTTGCATGTTTTGGCCTCAAGTCCTGCTCATAGATTTGAAGTATATGGCAGTGCGCTGGCTCTAAAGCCGAGCACGAGCAACTTGCATTATGCCATAGAAACAACTCAGCCATCGGAAAATGCAACGTGCCGAAAAGTTGATGAAATACATCCAAGCTATCATTTTGGGTTTGACCTAGGTTTTAAGACAATATTTCACAATGAGCATACCAATCTGATGGTGAACTATGAGCATATCAATGCACGCAGTTCTTCCAAGGGACATGTTTCTGGTGAAGATTATGTTTCACCAATTTTCCAAAGTGGATATAACGATTCGGACTTTAAAAAAGCACATGCATCAGTGCGCTTTCACTTTGATGAAGTGAATCTTGATTATGGCCAACTGTTGAGCATTGGCAACCACGTGTGCGCAAATATATTTGGTGGCGTGAGTTTTATGCGCTTGAAGCAAAATCTATGCCACGTGTTTACTTCGGAAGATCAATCTATTGAGCGTTCCACGAGCATTGCAACTCGCTTTATTGGCGCAGGCCCACAAGGTGGCATTGAGGCCCGTTATTGCCTGTATAAAGGATTAACTCTAGAGGGCAAGGGTGTATCAGCTCTGTTGATAGGCCGCATGAAAGATGCTGCTGAATACGAACGGGAAGTGTCTGAAGTAGAAACTACACAAAACATTAAGGTGTGCGCAAGGACACAGGTTGTGCCAGCTTTCCTGGGTAAGTTGGGCTTGTCTTATGAATTTGAATTTTGTAGCGATTATGTGGGTCGCGTGGCAGTCGGATACCAAGCTCAAGAATATCTCAATGCTATCCAATCAGTTGAAATTTCCGATGAGCCTATTGCCATAGCAAGCGGATTCATGCGTCGGCAAGGTCCATCAAATGTGGCATTCCAAAGAACCTTGAGCAACTTTGCTCTCTCAGGTGCTTATGTAACGCTTGAAGTAGGCTTCTAA
- a CDS encoding YbjQ family protein, which translates to MAINTKMITTGFDLPNYRVIESLGVVRGISVRSQSIFGSFGTFFQLLRGGNIARLTSLCEKTRQEAFEILIKHAETLGANSIIGLRLDANEVLNGVTEVLAYGTAVIVEKK; encoded by the coding sequence ATGGCTATTAACACAAAAATGATCACTACCGGATTTGATTTACCAAACTATCGTGTCATTGAATCATTGGGCGTTGTGCGCGGCATATCGGTACGCTCCCAAAGTATTTTTGGCAGCTTTGGAACATTTTTTCAATTACTTCGTGGTGGCAACATCGCAAGACTGACTTCGCTGTGCGAAAAAACACGCCAAGAAGCTTTTGAAATTTTAATCAAACATGCAGAAACATTAGGCGCAAATAGCATAATAGGCTTAAGACTTGATGCCAATGAAGTCTTGAACGGCGTCACCGAAGTTTTGGCATATGGCACCGCCGTGATTGTAGAAAAAAAATAG
- a CDS encoding DUF1295 domain-containing protein, translated as MTLLIISCLVFILMTCTFIVAYIKKDNTIVDTAWGLGFIVVAWSSFLLGAHHQPAGYLVSALVTLWGLRLILHINLRNKGKGEDPRYKAFREEWGAWAPLHSFFKIFMLQGFLLLVIAFQIITVNNATFAPLTTLTFIGLLVWIIGFLFESIGDYQLYAFMKNPANKGQLMTLGLWRYTRHPNYFGEITMWWGIYLMACTAPYGIIAIISPITITSLLLFVSGIPMTEKMLEKHPAFAAYAQKTSVLIPWFPKK; from the coding sequence ATGACACTACTTATCATAAGTTGTCTTGTTTTCATACTCATGACCTGCACATTTATTGTCGCCTATATAAAAAAAGATAATACCATTGTGGATACAGCATGGGGCTTGGGCTTTATTGTTGTCGCATGGTCCTCATTCTTGCTCGGCGCTCATCATCAACCGGCTGGCTATTTAGTCAGCGCACTTGTTACCCTCTGGGGCTTGCGCCTTATACTGCACATTAACCTCCGCAATAAAGGCAAAGGCGAAGATCCTCGCTACAAAGCATTTCGCGAAGAATGGGGCGCATGGGCACCGCTACATAGTTTTTTTAAGATATTTATGCTGCAAGGTTTTTTATTGCTCGTCATTGCATTTCAAATAATTACGGTGAACAATGCAACGTTTGCACCACTTACAACACTCACCTTTATCGGTTTACTTGTATGGATTATTGGCTTCTTATTTGAATCAATAGGCGACTATCAACTCTATGCATTCATGAAAAATCCTGCCAACAAAGGACAACTCATGACTTTAGGCCTTTGGCGCTACACGCGTCATCCAAACTATTTTGGTGAAATTACCATGTGGTGGGGAATCTATTTAATGGCATGCACTGCTCCGTATGGAATCATTGCAATCATCAGCCCAATCACTATAACATCGCTACTTCTCTTTGTATCAGGAATCCCAATGACCGAAAAGATGCTAGAAAAACATCCCGCCTTTGCAGCCTATGCACAAAAAACAAGCGTGCTCATTCCATGGTTTCCAAAAAAATAA
- the dps gene encoding DNA starvation/stationary phase protection protein Dps: MKSIMHTTKISIAEKNRIELVAILNTSLASTADLYAQLKQAHWNVKGPNFIGLHKLLDELAEQIEEHVDIIAERITSLGGTALGTIQATHENTELRVYPTNIFSWEDHIEHLTHNIAILGELSRTNIEKTEELEDMATSDFYIALTQVLDKSLWFLEAHRQK; this comes from the coding sequence ATGAAATCTATTATGCATACAACTAAAATAAGCATTGCTGAAAAAAATCGCATTGAATTAGTAGCAATACTCAATACATCGTTGGCTTCCACAGCAGATCTTTATGCGCAATTAAAACAAGCGCACTGGAATGTGAAGGGTCCTAACTTTATTGGATTGCATAAACTCTTGGACGAACTTGCCGAACAAATTGAAGAGCACGTTGATATTATTGCAGAACGCATTACCAGCTTGGGTGGAACAGCTTTGGGCACTATTCAGGCGACACATGAAAATACCGAGCTACGCGTTTATCCGACAAATATATTTTCATGGGAAGATCATATTGAGCATTTAACGCATAATATTGCAATCTTAGGCGAACTATCTCGCACGAATATTGAAAAAACAGAAGAGCTCGAAGATATGGCAACCAGCGACTTCTATATCGCCTTAACTCAAGTTCTTGATAAGTCATTATGGTTTTTAGAAGCTCATCGTCAAAAATAA